A section of the Deinococcus taeanensis genome encodes:
- the hemA gene encoding glutamyl-tRNA reductase, with the protein MTLACPTAHALLARPGAPLLEALDFAVVGLNHQTAPVEVRERAAVRAGEEGTLLSHLCAHAQEVMLLATCNRTEVYMAGVSGDPLSAFEGAWGHALRDHLYVHQGEAAVTHLYRVAAGLDSLVVGETQIQGQVKRAWMDARQRGLTGTILNKVAQGALAAGKRVRFETGMSDKIVSVSSAAVDLAQSALGGLAGRTALIIGAGETAELTLTHLRAAGVEDVIVVNRTVERARQLAEKLGGRPCAVEYLHEVLPEADVLIASSGAPHYVLHGDGVRAALRQRPGRPMFLIDISVPRILDPNIAGVPGAHLHNLDDLTGIVARNMQSRRAALPHAGAIVRDAAADLSRWHLTRQARQRQLALASD; encoded by the coding sequence TGCCCCACCGCCCACGCCCTCCTGGCCCGGCCGGGCGCGCCCCTGCTCGAAGCGCTGGACTTCGCTGTGGTCGGCCTCAATCACCAGACTGCTCCCGTCGAGGTCCGTGAGCGGGCCGCGGTGCGCGCCGGTGAGGAAGGCACCCTGCTTTCGCATCTGTGCGCGCACGCGCAGGAAGTCATGCTGCTCGCCACCTGCAACCGCACCGAGGTGTACATGGCGGGCGTCAGCGGTGACCCGCTGTCGGCCTTCGAGGGTGCCTGGGGACACGCGCTGCGTGATCACCTGTACGTTCACCAGGGTGAGGCGGCCGTCACGCACCTGTACCGCGTGGCTGCGGGCCTCGACAGCCTCGTGGTCGGCGAAACGCAGATTCAGGGGCAGGTCAAGCGCGCCTGGATGGACGCCCGCCAACGGGGCCTGACCGGCACCATCCTGAACAAGGTCGCGCAGGGGGCCCTGGCCGCCGGCAAACGCGTGCGCTTCGAGACTGGCATGAGCGACAAGATCGTCAGCGTTTCCAGCGCCGCCGTGGATCTCGCCCAAAGCGCCCTGGGCGGCCTTGCGGGCCGCACGGCGCTGATCATCGGGGCGGGGGAGACGGCCGAACTGACCCTCACGCACCTGCGTGCCGCGGGTGTGGAGGACGTCATCGTGGTCAACCGCACTGTGGAGCGGGCGCGGCAGCTGGCCGAGAAGCTCGGCGGCCGGCCCTGCGCTGTGGAGTACCTGCACGAAGTGCTGCCCGAGGCGGACGTGCTGATCGCGTCCAGCGGCGCGCCCCACTACGTCCTGCACGGCGACGGCGTGCGCGCGGCGCTGCGCCAGCGTCCCGGGCGTCCCATGTTCCTGATTGACATCAGCGTGCCCCGCATTCTCGACCCGAACATCGCCGGGGTACCCGGCGCGCACCTGCACAACCTCGACGACCTGACCGGCATTGTGGCCCGCAACATGCAGAGCCGCCGCGCCGCGCTGCCGCACGCCGGCGCCATCGTCCGTGACGCCGCCGCTGACCTCAGCCGCTGGCACCTGACGCGTCAGGCCCGGCAGCGGCAGCTGGCCCTCGCCTCCGACTGA
- a CDS encoding YgfZ/GcvT domain-containing protein, producing MWTRIPSSSLRVTGADRVDFVHGQMTNNLRGAPTPGMVPCAFLNVRGQIEQFARAYKRDQDVYLHLDEGQAEPLAARLRRYIIFDQVEVHDVSAELRTVHVWPGALLPGWQPDGADAQTLDLGGVTVLAGRVNRVGHPGVDLHYLARQETAVLAALPGEEAPLATLDAARVQAGIPDITRDALTGTLPQEVGLDLTGPLPAISYRKGCYVGQEIMARLEARGNARYHLVRLNGAGPWAPGAEVTADGRVVGQAGLHAGGGSVARLRKELPDGAAAEVNGQPVTVHLLSTHA from the coding sequence ATGTGGACCCGGATTCCCTCCAGCAGCCTGCGCGTGACCGGCGCGGACCGCGTGGACTTTGTGCACGGCCAGATGACGAACAACCTGCGCGGCGCCCCCACGCCCGGCATGGTGCCCTGCGCGTTCCTGAACGTGCGCGGGCAGATCGAACAGTTTGCTCGCGCCTACAAACGTGATCAGGACGTGTACCTTCACCTCGATGAAGGCCAGGCCGAACCGCTCGCCGCCCGGCTGCGCCGTTACATCATTTTCGACCAGGTGGAGGTGCACGACGTGAGCGCTGAGTTGCGCACCGTGCACGTGTGGCCCGGCGCCCTCCTGCCGGGCTGGCAGCCTGACGGCGCGGACGCCCAGACCCTCGACCTGGGCGGCGTGACTGTCCTGGCCGGCCGCGTGAACCGTGTGGGGCACCCCGGTGTGGATCTTCACTACCTCGCGCGGCAGGAGACCGCTGTGCTCGCTGCCCTGCCCGGCGAGGAAGCGCCCCTGGCGACTCTGGACGCCGCCCGGGTGCAGGCAGGCATTCCAGACATTACCCGTGACGCCCTGACCGGCACGCTGCCGCAGGAAGTGGGGCTGGACCTCACCGGCCCGCTGCCTGCCATCAGCTACCGCAAGGGCTGCTACGTGGGTCAGGAGATAATGGCCCGTCTCGAAGCCCGCGGCAACGCCCGTTATCACCTCGTGCGCCTGAACGGTGCTGGCCCCTGGGCGCCCGGTGCAGAAGTCACGGCAGACGGCCGCGTGGTGGGTCAGGCCGGTCTGCACGCCGGGGGGGGCAGCGTGGCCCGGCTGCGCAAGGAACTGCCGGACGGCGCCGCCGCCGAGGTGAATGGGCAGCCCGTGACGGTGCACCTGCTATCCACGCATGCTTGA
- a CDS encoding ABC transporter permease, translating to MTVALTPSKDRSSFKQFWTSPAVRKLRRNPLAITGLIITLLFALLAVFAPLIARPSGNCLRDLNITEASQVYNPGGGAFWQAVFAPPDSCYRTERLSFQQRPSAPSAEAPFGTVNGYNIFYGLVWGTRTALKMSFIIVGITLVIGVILGAISGYYGGWLDNLIQRFIDVLFSLPPLILTVVILTILRARLQSGAGDYDPTIPIIVASCVTGWASYARLIRGEVLRTRQLEYVDAARSLGARDPRLIMKHVVPNSIAAVFTTAVLDLATVPLGIAGLSFLGLGFEPGFAEWGQLVDAARAWLKPEYWYTLVYPAVFIVLFSLAFNLFGDGLRDALDPKSR from the coding sequence ATGACCGTCGCCCTGACCCCCTCAAAGGACCGCAGCAGCTTCAAGCAGTTCTGGACCAGCCCTGCGGTCCGCAAGCTGCGCCGTAACCCGCTGGCCATCACCGGCCTGATCATCACGCTGCTGTTTGCCCTGCTCGCCGTGTTCGCTCCGCTGATCGCCAGGCCCAGCGGCAACTGCCTGCGTGACCTGAACATCACCGAAGCCAGCCAGGTGTACAACCCCGGCGGCGGCGCCTTCTGGCAGGCTGTCTTCGCGCCGCCCGACAGCTGCTACCGCACGGAGCGCCTCAGCTTCCAGCAGCGGCCCAGCGCGCCCAGCGCCGAAGCGCCGTTCGGCACCGTGAACGGCTACAACATCTTCTATGGCCTGGTCTGGGGCACCCGAACCGCACTGAAAATGTCGTTCATCATCGTCGGCATTACCCTCGTCATCGGTGTGATTCTCGGCGCCATCAGCGGCTACTACGGCGGCTGGCTCGACAACCTGATTCAGCGCTTCATCGACGTGCTGTTCTCCCTGCCGCCCTTGATCCTCACCGTGGTCATCCTGACCATCCTGCGTGCCCGCCTGCAAAGCGGCGCAGGAGACTACGACCCGACGATTCCGATCATCGTGGCGTCCTGCGTCACCGGCTGGGCCTCCTACGCCCGCCTGATCCGCGGCGAGGTCCTGCGCACCCGGCAGCTGGAGTACGTGGACGCCGCCCGCAGCCTGGGCGCCCGTGACCCCCGCCTGATCATGAAGCACGTGGTGCCCAACAGCATCGCCGCGGTCTTCACGACTGCAGTGCTGGACCTGGCAACCGTGCCGCTGGGCATCGCCGGCCTGTCCTTCCTGGGCCTGGGCTTCGAGCCTGGTTTCGCGGAATGGGGTCAGCTGGTCGACGCAGCCCGCGCCTGGCTGAAACCCGAGTACTGGTACACCCTGGTGTACCCCGCTGTGTTCATCGTGCTGTTCAGCCTGGCGTTCAACCTGTTTGGCGATGGTCTGCGCGACGCGCTGGACCCCAAGTCCCGCTGA
- a CDS encoding ABC transporter permease: protein MLNFIVRRLIQIPVVMLVLSLMIVGLTQLLTPEQRAAPYIRSEQQAARLEQIIEQRGLRDPFPVQYSRWLGSTLQGDLGYSKASSQDVLVTIKERLPRTIELTIVTAIPILLLSIWLGTLSALHKDRFIDQLLRVLVVLGYSLPSFVVGILLLAVFYAYLGWLPGAGQVNVLNTFALGDIKHYTGLLTVDAALNGRWDITWDALQHMLLPALTLIIVLSASLIKVMRNNMLEALTSDYVRTARAKGLTPRVVNNKHARRNALLSIVTLGGFLIIGLLGGSLITETIFAFPGVGQWVVQAAVGVDLAAVLGFAMLTAVIVVVVSTIVDVLYGVIDPRVRFD, encoded by the coding sequence ATGCTTAATTTCATCGTGCGGCGACTCATCCAGATTCCTGTGGTGATGCTCGTCCTCTCCCTGATGATCGTTGGCCTGACGCAACTGCTCACCCCCGAGCAGCGCGCCGCGCCGTACATCCGCAGTGAACAGCAGGCTGCGCGCCTGGAACAGATCATCGAGCAACGCGGACTGCGGGACCCCTTCCCTGTCCAGTACAGTCGCTGGCTGGGCAGCACCCTTCAGGGTGACCTTGGCTACTCCAAGGCCAGCAGTCAGGACGTGCTTGTCACGATCAAGGAACGCCTGCCGCGCACCATCGAGCTGACCATCGTCACGGCCATTCCGATCCTGCTGCTCAGCATCTGGCTCGGCACGCTCAGCGCCCTGCACAAGGACCGGTTCATCGACCAGCTGCTGCGGGTGCTGGTCGTCCTGGGCTACTCGCTGCCATCATTTGTGGTGGGCATCCTGTTGCTTGCCGTGTTCTACGCGTATCTGGGCTGGCTGCCCGGCGCCGGGCAGGTCAACGTGCTGAACACCTTCGCGCTGGGTGACATCAAGCACTACACCGGCCTGCTGACTGTGGATGCCGCTCTGAACGGCCGTTGGGACATCACCTGGGACGCCCTGCAACACATGCTGCTGCCCGCCCTGACGCTCATCATCGTGCTGAGCGCCAGCCTGATCAAGGTGATGCGCAACAACATGCTCGAAGCGCTCACCAGTGACTACGTGCGCACCGCGCGCGCCAAGGGCCTCACGCCACGCGTGGTGAACAACAAGCATGCCCGCCGCAACGCACTGCTCAGCATCGTGACGCTGGGCGGCTTCCTGATCATCGGCCTGCTCGGCGGCTCGCTCATCACCGAAACGATCTTCGCCTTCCCCGGCGTAGGCCAATGGGTGGTTCAGGCGGCCGTGGGTGTGGATCTCGCTGCCGTTCTGGGCTTTGCCATGCTGACTGCCGTGATCGTCGTCGTGGTCAGCACCATTGTGGACGTCCTGTACGGCGTGATCGACCCCCGCGTGAGGTTCGACTGA
- a CDS encoding ABC transporter substrate-binding protein → MKKIAALATLLTLTSALAAAPKDTLVYQTSSDIPTLDPGVTYDTASGEVVENMYETLLTYSGASLTKLEPLLATKWTISNGGKTYTFDLRKGVKFHSGNTFTCADAEYSFERNLVTNSAESGNWFIAESLLGTGANAADDKTITWARIDKAIECTSAGQLVFTLPSVDPAFLAKLAFSGQSIVDAKHAAELGEWNGKEATWKDWIGKDLTNSKLAQQPSGTGAYKLVRKDSNATLLTAFDGYWGKKPAIKNVVIQKVSELAARQQAFLKGDADIIDGGGRAVDEEQVRGKPGVLWIDNLPNTTAGAFFMNENIKNTGLLGSGKLDGKGIPANFFKDANVRRGFSYSFDYDQYIKDVQKGKGKQRTMLLPESFPGYDPKVSTYDFDAAKAKQAFQRAWGGQVWKNGFTLTANYRAGSVAAQTAVEMMKKNVEALNPKFRINIQAKQWSEMLKDSKDGKEAMVILAWAPDYADPDNFMYTFYSSNGYYFPRNNWKDAQVDKWLEQARNTVNTAERNRLYSLVAKKAHEQAPYILIPAPVNYTFVRDSLVGVSASNYNPMISFGATGTFWKELSKK, encoded by the coding sequence ATGAAAAAAATTGCTGCACTTGCCACCCTGCTCACCCTGACCTCGGCCCTGGCCGCGGCTCCTAAGGACACCCTGGTCTACCAGACCTCCTCTGACATCCCCACCCTGGACCCCGGCGTCACCTACGACACCGCCTCTGGCGAAGTTGTCGAGAACATGTACGAGACCCTGCTGACCTACAGCGGCGCCAGCCTGACCAAACTCGAGCCCCTGCTGGCCACCAAGTGGACCATCAGCAACGGCGGCAAGACCTACACCTTCGATCTGCGCAAAGGTGTGAAGTTCCACAGCGGCAACACCTTCACCTGCGCTGACGCCGAGTACAGCTTCGAGCGCAACCTCGTGACCAACAGCGCCGAATCCGGCAACTGGTTCATCGCCGAAAGCCTCCTGGGCACCGGCGCCAACGCCGCCGACGACAAGACCATCACCTGGGCCCGCATCGACAAGGCCATCGAGTGCACCAGCGCCGGTCAGCTTGTCTTCACGCTTCCCAGCGTTGACCCCGCCTTCCTGGCGAAACTCGCTTTCTCCGGCCAGAGCATTGTGGACGCCAAGCATGCCGCCGAACTGGGCGAATGGAACGGCAAGGAAGCCACCTGGAAGGACTGGATCGGCAAGGACCTGACCAACAGCAAGCTGGCCCAGCAGCCCAGCGGCACCGGCGCGTACAAACTGGTTCGTAAGGACTCCAACGCCACCCTGCTGACTGCCTTTGACGGTTACTGGGGCAAGAAGCCGGCCATCAAGAACGTCGTGATTCAGAAGGTCTCGGAACTGGCGGCCCGCCAGCAGGCCTTCCTGAAGGGTGACGCCGACATCATCGACGGTGGTGGCCGCGCCGTGGACGAAGAGCAGGTCCGGGGCAAACCCGGCGTGCTGTGGATCGACAACCTGCCCAACACCACCGCCGGCGCGTTCTTCATGAACGAGAACATCAAGAATACCGGTCTGCTCGGCAGCGGCAAACTGGACGGCAAGGGGATTCCCGCGAACTTCTTCAAGGACGCCAACGTCCGCCGCGGCTTCAGCTACTCCTTCGACTACGACCAGTACATCAAGGACGTGCAGAAAGGCAAGGGCAAACAGCGCACCATGCTGCTCCCCGAATCCTTCCCGGGCTACGACCCCAAGGTCAGCACCTATGACTTTGACGCGGCCAAGGCCAAGCAGGCCTTCCAGCGCGCCTGGGGCGGCCAGGTCTGGAAGAACGGCTTCACGCTGACCGCGAACTACCGCGCCGGCAGCGTGGCCGCCCAGACGGCCGTGGAAATGATGAAGAAGAACGTTGAAGCCCTGAACCCCAAGTTCCGGATCAACATTCAGGCCAAGCAGTGGAGCGAAATGCTGAAGGACTCCAAGGACGGCAAGGAAGCCATGGTCATCCTGGCCTGGGCGCCCGACTACGCCGACCCGGACAACTTCATGTACACCTTCTACAGCAGCAACGGCTACTACTTCCCCCGCAACAACTGGAAGGACGCCCAGGTTGACAAGTGGCTCGAGCAGGCCCGCAACACCGTCAATACGGCCGAGCGTAACCGCCTGTACAGCCTGGTCGCCAAGAAGGCCCACGAGCAGGCCCCGTACATCCTGATCCCCGCGCCCGTGAACTACACCTTCGTGCGCGACAGCCTCGTCGGCGTGAGCGCCAGCAACTACAACCCCATGATTTCCTTCGGCGCCACCGGCACCTTCTGGAAGGAACTCAGCAAGAAGTAA
- a CDS encoding D-alanine--D-alanine ligase family protein, with the protein MKKRILLLAGGQSGEHEVSLQSARSVLKALPRDQFDVTPVVISKQGRWLPPTETQRALESGEAPVGGDLVLHRAASAEGYDAVFPLLHGPMGEDGTVQGLLTLAGIPFVGSGVLGSAVSMDKVMTKQVLASAGIAQVAWRLAVRREWQQEPTRVRAVAAELGFPLFVKPANLGSSVGISKVNSPAELDGALNLAFSLDRRVILEAMTSHRPREVEVGILGNDAPVASPVGELQFEAEFYDYETKYTEGRATMHIPAPLPAGVAEQVRETALRAFRALDCAGLARIDFFFVEETGELLLNEVNTMPGFTTTSMYPKLFEAAGLGYSELVTRLVTLALEER; encoded by the coding sequence GTGAAGAAGCGCATCCTGCTGCTGGCCGGTGGTCAGTCCGGTGAACATGAGGTTAGCCTCCAGAGTGCCCGCAGTGTCCTGAAGGCGCTTCCCCGCGACCAGTTCGACGTGACGCCCGTGGTGATCAGCAAGCAGGGCCGCTGGCTGCCCCCCACCGAGACGCAGCGGGCCCTGGAAAGCGGAGAGGCGCCCGTCGGCGGCGACCTTGTGCTGCACCGCGCGGCCAGCGCCGAGGGGTACGACGCAGTTTTTCCCTTGCTGCACGGCCCGATGGGTGAGGACGGAACCGTTCAGGGCCTCCTGACCCTGGCCGGAATTCCTTTCGTGGGCAGCGGCGTGCTGGGTTCTGCTGTCAGCATGGACAAGGTCATGACCAAACAGGTGCTGGCGTCCGCGGGCATCGCCCAGGTGGCGTGGCGGCTCGCGGTCCGCCGCGAGTGGCAGCAGGAACCCACTCGCGTGCGGGCCGTTGCCGCGGAACTGGGCTTTCCCCTGTTCGTGAAACCAGCGAACCTGGGCTCCAGCGTGGGCATCAGCAAGGTGAATTCTCCCGCCGAGCTGGACGGCGCGCTGAATCTGGCATTCAGCCTGGACCGCCGCGTGATTCTGGAAGCCATGACCAGCCACCGGCCACGTGAGGTGGAGGTCGGCATTCTGGGCAATGACGCGCCGGTCGCCAGCCCGGTGGGCGAGCTGCAGTTCGAAGCGGAATTCTACGATTACGAAACGAAGTACACCGAGGGGCGGGCGACCATGCACATCCCAGCCCCCCTGCCGGCCGGCGTGGCCGAGCAGGTGCGTGAGACAGCGCTGCGGGCTTTCCGGGCCCTGGACTGTGCAGGGCTGGCCCGCATTGACTTCTTCTTCGTGGAGGAGACCGGCGAACTGCTGCTGAACGAGGTGAATACCATGCCGGGCTTCACCACCACGAGCATGTACCCGAAGCTTTTTGAGGCAGCTGGACTTGGATACAGTGAACTGGTGACGAGGCTGGTGACGCTGGCACTCGAGGAGCGTTGA